In Edaphobacter paludis, a single window of DNA contains:
- the ruvB gene encoding Holliday junction branch migration DNA helicase RuvB, protein MDIPKNKSKVDLNRASAEAERLVSAGRVDEDAAFELKLRPTRLREFVGQEKAKEQLAIALEAAKSRGEALDHVLLFGPPGLGKTTLATIIANELEVGYQQTSGPALQIQGDLTAILTNLRERQVLFLDEIHRLQPVLEEKLYTALEDYKLDIIIGQGPAARTHVMDIKPFTFVAATTRPGLLSSPLRSRFGILLRLEFYTDDELRFVVERSAEVMGVPIDRDGAAEIAMRSRGTPRIANRLLRRVRDYAQVRAQGIIDRPVAQAALTLLEVDAHGFDELDRRLLRTIIEKYDGGPVGLNTLAAALAEEQDALEEVYEPFLIQIGFLDRTPRGRVATRLAYEHLGIEMPRKLSLF, encoded by the coding sequence GTGGACATTCCTAAGAACAAGTCGAAGGTGGATTTGAATCGGGCCTCTGCGGAGGCGGAGCGGCTGGTCTCGGCTGGTCGGGTAGACGAGGACGCGGCGTTCGAGCTGAAGCTGCGGCCCACGCGGCTGCGCGAGTTTGTAGGCCAGGAGAAGGCCAAGGAGCAATTGGCGATTGCGCTCGAGGCGGCGAAGTCACGCGGCGAGGCGCTCGACCATGTGCTGCTGTTCGGGCCGCCGGGGCTGGGCAAAACCACGCTGGCCACGATCATCGCCAATGAGCTTGAGGTCGGCTATCAGCAGACCTCGGGGCCGGCGTTGCAGATTCAGGGAGACCTGACGGCGATCCTGACCAACCTGCGCGAGCGTCAGGTGCTGTTTCTCGATGAGATTCATCGCTTGCAGCCGGTGCTTGAAGAGAAACTCTACACCGCGCTCGAGGACTACAAGCTGGACATCATCATCGGGCAGGGCCCGGCGGCGCGCACGCACGTCATGGACATCAAGCCGTTCACCTTTGTCGCAGCGACGACCCGGCCGGGACTGCTTTCGTCTCCGCTGCGGTCGCGGTTTGGGATTCTGCTGCGGCTGGAGTTCTACACCGATGACGAGCTGCGGTTTGTGGTCGAGCGTAGCGCCGAGGTGATGGGAGTTCCCATCGACCGCGATGGCGCGGCGGAGATTGCGATGCGGTCGCGGGGAACTCCGCGAATTGCAAACCGCCTGCTGCGGCGAGTGCGGGACTATGCGCAGGTGCGGGCGCAGGGCATCATCGACAGGCCGGTGGCGCAGGCTGCGCTGACCTTGCTGGAGGTCGACGCACATGGCTTCGACGAGTTGGACCGGCGGCTGCTACGGACGATCATCGAGAAATACGACGGCGGCCCGGTCGGCCTGAACACTCTGGCCGCCGCTCTGGCCGAAGAGCAGGACGCGCTCGAAGAGGTCTACGAGCCCTTCCTGATCCAGATTGGCTTTCTCGACCGGACTCCACGCGGACGTGTAGCAACGCGGCTGGCCTATGAGCATCTTGGCATCGAGATGCCGCGCAAGCTGAGCCTGTTTTAG
- a CDS encoding glycerophosphodiester phosphodiesterase family protein yields the protein MPTNPFLALMTAARTHAEAHGAPTPVLSPFDATLLGDNPPVDVTQLHHAGFRVVPWTTNDPAKMRALLHLRVDGIITDRPDILQAVLKEEAAADAAYFAGFDVAAHRGGRGLRPENTLPSFENGLDHLATTLETDTGVTTDHVSMIWHDQFLDPQSCRHADGTPYTLENRTYIRDISSTEAQRTFICDKLRTGSYPPGVQTNDLSLSPVAVAFAKQEHLINPYVPTQVEQLFRFVAFYTDYYATGPGKSNPEAATRAANAAKVRFNIETKILPLPNDPAGNSVASLPVPIPGEEPTTNHTVDPQTFVTTLCGIVMRNHMEGRSEVQSFDFRTLQLVEEQYPKIPTYYLTESPETLSTEFVPSSLRQP from the coding sequence ATGCCCACCAATCCCTTCCTTGCCCTGATGACCGCAGCCCGTACCCATGCGGAGGCCCACGGCGCGCCCACTCCGGTGCTTTCGCCCTTCGACGCGACGCTGCTCGGCGACAACCCTCCAGTCGACGTTACGCAGCTTCATCACGCAGGCTTCCGCGTCGTCCCCTGGACCACTAACGACCCGGCAAAGATGCGTGCCCTGCTCCACCTGCGCGTCGACGGCATCATCACTGATCGCCCCGACATTCTGCAGGCTGTCCTCAAAGAGGAGGCCGCAGCCGACGCCGCTTATTTCGCCGGCTTCGACGTCGCCGCCCATCGAGGAGGCCGAGGTCTCCGCCCCGAAAACACATTGCCCTCGTTTGAGAACGGGCTCGACCACCTCGCCACCACGCTCGAGACCGACACCGGAGTCACCACCGACCACGTCTCCATGATCTGGCACGATCAGTTCCTCGATCCGCAGTCCTGCCGCCACGCCGACGGGACTCCTTACACCCTTGAGAACCGCACCTATATCCGCGACATCTCCAGCACCGAGGCGCAGCGCACCTTCATCTGCGACAAGCTGCGCACCGGCTCGTATCCGCCCGGCGTCCAGACCAACGACCTCAGCCTGTCTCCCGTCGCCGTCGCCTTCGCCAAGCAAGAACACCTCATCAACCCCTACGTCCCCACCCAGGTCGAGCAGCTCTTCCGCTTCGTCGCCTTCTACACGGATTACTACGCAACCGGCCCCGGCAAATCGAACCCCGAAGCCGCCACCCGCGCCGCCAACGCCGCCAAAGTCCGCTTCAACATCGAGACCAAGATCCTCCCGCTGCCCAACGACCCCGCAGGTAACTCCGTAGCCAGCTTGCCCGTGCCCATACCCGGCGAAGAACCCACCACCAACCACACCGTCGATCCGCAGACCTTCGTCACCACCCTCTGCGGAATTGTCATGCGCAATCACATGGAGGGCCGCTCCGAGGTGCAGAGCTTCGACTTCCGCACCCTGCAACTGGTCGAAGAGCAGTATCCGAAGATCCCCACGTACTACCTCACCGAAAGCCCCGAAACGCTGAGTACCGAGTTCGTGCCGTCTTCGCTTCGTCAACCCTGA
- the murQ gene encoding N-acetylmuramic acid 6-phosphate etherase → MNLATLPTEACNPASEHIDQLSTIEMLRIINEEDTKVAAAVAAELPQIANAVDAIADRFEHGGRLFYIGAGTSGRLGVLDASECPPTFSVPPSLFQGIIAGGDSALRHSSETSEDSPEQGEADLVARAFTSRDALIGIAASGRTPYVLGALRHARKLGALTISLACVSGSEIAAIADIAIAPNTGPEVLTGSTRLKAGTATKLVLNMISTGVMIRAGAVYGNLMVNVQTTNEKLIDRGRRIISDATGVDHPTAAKLLAEAGTVKTAIVMQKLSLDRAAAEARLKAAKGNLTTALRKEP, encoded by the coding sequence ATGAATCTTGCCACTCTCCCCACCGAAGCCTGCAACCCTGCCAGCGAGCACATCGATCAGCTTTCCACCATCGAGATGCTCCGCATCATTAACGAAGAGGACACCAAAGTCGCCGCGGCCGTTGCCGCCGAACTTCCTCAAATCGCCAACGCGGTAGACGCCATCGCCGATCGCTTCGAACACGGCGGACGCCTCTTCTATATAGGTGCAGGCACCAGCGGCCGACTCGGCGTCCTCGATGCATCGGAGTGTCCCCCGACCTTCTCTGTCCCCCCATCGCTCTTTCAGGGCATCATCGCCGGGGGGGACAGCGCCCTGCGCCACTCCAGCGAAACGTCCGAAGACTCGCCCGAACAGGGGGAAGCCGACCTCGTCGCCCGCGCCTTTACGTCCCGTGACGCCCTCATCGGCATCGCCGCCAGTGGTCGCACTCCCTACGTCCTGGGCGCGCTTCGTCACGCCCGTAAACTCGGCGCCCTCACCATCTCGCTGGCCTGCGTCTCCGGCTCAGAGATCGCTGCCATCGCCGACATTGCTATCGCGCCCAACACGGGGCCAGAGGTCCTCACCGGCAGCACCCGCCTCAAGGCCGGAACCGCCACAAAATTAGTCCTCAACATGATCAGCACCGGGGTCATGATCCGCGCCGGGGCCGTCTACGGCAACCTCATGGTCAACGTGCAAACAACTAACGAGAAATTAATAGACCGGGGCCGGCGAATCATCAGCGACGCCACGGGCGTAGATCATCCCACCGCCGCAAAGCTGCTCGCCGAAGCAGGAACGGTAAAGACCGCCATCGTCATGCAGAAGCTGTCTCTCGATCGCGCCGCCGCCGAAGCAAGACTCAAGGCAGCCAAGGGAAACCTGACTACCGCGCTGCGAAAGGAACCTTAA